The sequence TGGTAGATAATTATTTGTTAACAGATAGTAATAAATTAGAATATGATACCAATGAAAAAGCGTATAAAAAAGCGATTTTATTGAAACAAGGATTTACCAGTTACTTATTTAGCTTAGTGGATTCTAAAACTCAAAAAATAGATTATAAAGATTCGATAGATGGTAATTTTTATCAAACTGAAAATGATTATCAAGTAATTGTTTATTACAGAGGAATTATTGATCGATCTGATCGTGTAATTGGGTTTGGAGGGACTAAAAGCTTAAATATTACAAATTAACAAATATTTAAAAGTAAAATTTATTAACTTTGAAATTCTTACGACTTATAATTATGATTTCTCAAATTACAAAAGGCATAAAAATTTCTGTAAAAACTAGTTTTGAAGGTACTTACTTTCGAAACTATAAAATTCAATTTGCTTTTAGTTATGAAATTACCATAGAAAACCAAAGCAAAGATTTTGTTCAATTAAATTCTCGTCATTGGGAAATTAAAGATGCATTAAATGAACTTGAAGTTGTTGATGGAGAAGGTGTTTTGGGACAAAAACCTATTATTAAACCTGGAGGAAAACATGTTTATAGTTCCGGGTGTTTATTGACATCACCTTTCGGAAGTATGAAAGGTTACTACAACATGATCAATTTTTCGACTACAAAAAAATTCAAAGTGGTTATTCCAACTTTTAAGTTGAGTGCGCCATTTGCAATAAATTAATCAAAATTAACTAAATCAAAAAAATTTAATTATGCCTAAAGGAATTTTTAATGTTCCAAAAGCGTACAACGAAGTTGTAAAATCATACGCGCCAGGAACATCAGAGAGAGAAGAAGTAAAAAAAGCGTTCAGCGCATTATATAATTCAACGGTTGATATTCCACTTTATATCGGAGGAGAAGAAGTTAGAACAGGAAATACCAAAAATTTATTTCCTCCTTTTGACCACCAACATCATTTAGGAGTTTATCATTTAGCTGATAAATCCTTGGTTGAAAAAGCAATTTCAACTGCGCTTGAAGCTCGTAAAAAATGGTCGGCAATGGCTTGGGAACACAGAGCTTCTATTTTCTTAAAAGCGGCTGAATTGTTAGCTGGGCCTTACCGCGCTAAAATTAATGCTGCAACAATGATTGCTCAAGCAAAAACGGTTCATCAAGCAGAAATCGATTCGGCTTGTGAATTTATTGATTTCTTGAGATATAATGTGGAGTACATGACGCAAGTTTATGCACAACAACCTGCATCTTCAGAAGGAATTTGGAATCGCGTTGAGCACCGTCCGTTAGAAGGTTTTGTATATGCAATTACGCCATTTAATTTTACAGCAATTTCAGGTAATTTACCTTCTTGTGTGGCAATGATGGGTAACGTTGTGGTTTGGAAACCAGCTGCAACTCAAATTTATTCTGCGCAAGTTATTGTTGAAGTTTTCAAAAAAGCAGGATTACCTGACGGAGTTATCAATGTTGTTTATGGTGATTCAGGTATGATTACGGATACTATTTTAGATAATGAAAACTTTGCAGGAATTCACTTTACAGGTTCAACAGGTGTTTTCAATGATTTCTGGGGAACAATCGGAAAAAACATTTCTAAATACAAAACATATCCAAGAATCGTTGGAGAAACAGGCGGAAAAGATTTCGTTTGGGCACATCCATCTGCAGATGCAAAAGAAGTAGCTACAGCTTTATCTCGTGGTGCTTTTGAATACCAAGGACAAAAATGTTCGGCAGCTTCTCGTGCTTATATTCCAGCTTCGTTATGGGAAGAAGTTAAAAATTTCGTAATCGAGGATGTGAAATCATTTAAGATGGGATCTCCAGAAGATATGAGTAATTATGTTTCTGCTGTAATCACAGAAGGATCTTTTGATAAATTGGCAAAAGCTATAGATGCTGCAAAAGCTTCAAATGAGGCAGAAATTGTTGTTGGTGGTGGATACGATAAATCAAAAGGATGGTTTATTGAACCAACGGTTATCTTAACTTCAAATCCTAAATACGATACGATGGAGCGTGAATTATTCGGTCCAGTTTTAACGGTTTATGTTTATGAAGATGCGAAATGGGAAGAATCATTAAAGTTAGTTGACGAAACTTCGAATTACGCGTTAACAGGAGCGATTTTCTCTCAAGATCGCTACGTGATTGAGATTGCTTCAAAAGCTTTAGAAAATGCAGCAGGAAACTTCTATATCAACGACAAACCAACAGGTGCTGTTGTAGGACAACAACCATTTGGTGGCGCTAGAGGATCTGGAACAAATGATAAAGCAGGTTCTGTGTTGAATTTATTACGTTGGGTTTCTCCACGTACCATTAAAGAAACATTTGTGCCAGCTACAGATTATAGATATCCGTTTTTAGGATAACAAAAATATTTTTTTGATAGAAAAGAGAATTTCAAAATTTTGAAATTCTCTTTTTGTTTTATAACTAAACTATTTTAGTATTACAGCAAACTAACTTTTTATTATTTGCTTGGATTCTTTAGAGGTTATTCAATTACAACTACTTTTTTAACGATTTGTTGTTTCAAATCATCATATTCAACTGAATTTAAAATTCCCTTTTCATTATAACCCTCATAACTCATTTCATCTAGTATTAATCCATAAAAAAAATATTCTCCTTTTTCTTTGAATACAATATTATTAATTTCAAATTTTTTATTCAGTACAAAAGTCGAATCTATTAAGAAAAAATTACTTAATGAATTCATAGGTGATTTAATTGGTTTATAATTGTAATATGTAATAAGCCTCATTTTAGTAGAATCATGCGGATTAATTTGTACAGCGTCTATAATTTTATCAAAATCACTTTTAAATTCAATAGTTACTTTATATGGTTTATTTACTTTAACTGTATCTGGTAAACTTAATTTATATTCTAAATCATTATGAATAAGTTCAGGAAAATCTGATTCTGTTTTTTTATTACAAGAGTTTAAAAAAAATACGATTAGAATAGGTAAAATATATTTCATACTTTTTAATTCACATTTAAATAGTCAGTTAGCCATATAAAGATAATCTAATTTGCGCACAAAAAAACTCTCAATGAAAATTGAGAGCTTTTAAGCGGTAATTTATTACAAAAGATTTGCTTTCTTTTCAGATTTTTCTTCTTTCTTTTCAGATTTAGTTTCTTCTTTTTTCTTGTCTTTATCACAAGATTTTCCTGATTTAGAACAACAACCTTTTTTCTCTTTTTTAGGTTCTTGATCAAACAACATAGCTGTTTCTAAAGAAGTGCTCATGTTTTCTACTTGGTATAAACCGTCTCCAATTTTTTCAACAGTTTCTTCTAAAGTTGTAGGAGTTTGTTTAGCGTTGTCAAATTCAACCGTAGCTTTTTTGGTTTCAAAATCTACAGTTGCAGATTTAACTCCGTTTAATTTAGCTAGTTTTCCTTCGATAACTTTTGCACATCCAACAGCGCAAGACATACCTTCGATTTCGAAAGTTGCTTTTTCCATAGTTCCAGCAATTTCGTTTGTTGAAGTTTCATTAGAAGAAACTTGTTCAACTTGAAGTGAATCGTTTCCGTTTGAGTCGATTGTTTCTACAACTTTGTCTTTACATCCTACCATGAAAATAGTTGATAAAGCTAATAAAGCGATTGTTTTTTTGAATTTCATCTTATATAAAATTTTAATTAATTGTCTTTTTGATATACAAATGTATAAAAAAAAAGCCACCAAAAAATGGAAGCTAAAAATTTAAGTTTTTTATATTATTTTAATTCGTCACCTGTAGCGGTTTCGTAACCCACAGCTTCTGTTGGAGTAAGTTCTGTTGAAGTTGTGTCTTTTGGAGTTACATTTTCGATTTCAGGAGCATCAGTTCCGTTCGTTTCAATTGTATCTACAACTTTATCTTTGCAGCTTACCATGAAAATAGTTGATAAAGCTAATAATGCGATTGATTTTTTCATTTCTTGTGATTTGAATTAATATGTAATAACGTTGTTATTTTTGTGCAAATTTATAAAAAAAAAGCCACCAAAAAATGGCGGCTAAAAATTAAGTTTTTTATAAAATATTATTTAAAATCAGCATCAGAAACTCCTTCGTTGATTTTAACGTCTTTAGTAATCATTTCGATGTCAATACCCATATTTAAAGTAGTTTTGAAAGGAACTTTAATTCCTTTTACATCTTTGTAGTCATCGTAATAAACTGTTTGAACACCTTGTTGACCTTGAACGTCATAAGCTGTAGCAACTGCAGTTTTTAATCCTGTTTTTGTATCAAAGTAATGTGTAGTGTCACCATCTTTGATTCCGTAACAATCTACACCTTCAATGTTTTCAATTCCAACTAAAACTACACCAGGTTTAGTAGCTAATTCCATTTCACTAAACAATTTTGCAGAAGCTTGAGCTTGTTTTAAATCGTCTCCTGATAATGTTTGCTTTTGACCTTGTTGTTCAACATATCCCATTGATGGTGTAATAATTTGTTTTGACATTGTCTGACCCATCATTGTTGTTGTTGAATTTAATTGACCTTTGTTAGTTTGTTTTGTAACTGAAATCAATTCCATTCCTTGAACAGTTGCGTTAGCAGTTGTTGCAATCGATTTAACTGTTTTTAATTTAGCTTCTCCACCAATTGCATTAATGTAATTATCAACTACACTTTTTACAGTTGTTCCTGCAGGAACTTCTTTTTTTACTTCTGGTTTAGAAGTTGGTTTACCATATTTATCATAGAAATTGATTTTGTAAGGTAATTTTTCCAATCCAGGTAAAACGTCAGCGGCTTTACCAACGATGATAATTCTTAAATTATCTGCTTGGAAATATCTTTTAGCTGCATTTTGTACATCTTCTACAGTAACTGCATTTAAGTTTTTAATGTAGTTTTCGTAGTAATCTGCAGGTAAATTTTGAGTTTTTGTTCTTAAAGCAAAAGAAGCAATAGTTCCAGGTTTTTGAGTTCCCATTACAAAACTTCCAATAAATTTAGCTTTAGCTAATTTTAATTCTTCTTCAGTTACTTTTTCAGTTCTGATTTTGTGAATTTCTTTCATGAATTCTACAACAGCACTATCAGTAACGGTATTTCTAACAGATGCAGTTGCTTTGAATTTAGAAGTGTATTTTCCTGAACCGATTGAAGAGTATGCACCGTAAGTCCATCCGTGAGCTTCACGTAAGTTTAAGAACAAACGGCCTTCACCACCACCACCAAGAATTTGGTTAGCCATTGTTGTAGCAAAGTAATCTTTGTCAGTCATTTTTAACTCAACAGCATTTACAATAGCGATTTCAGACTGAACTGCGTTTGGCATATCAACAAAATCGATTTGAGTTTTACCAACATTTTTAGTTGCTGGGAAATCTTGTTTTGGAGCAGCAGCTTTTTTCCAACCACCAAATAATTTCTCAACTTGTTTTTTAACTTTTTTATAATCAACATCTCCGATGATTACTAAATAAGCATTTTCAGGAACAAAGTATGAAGCGTAATTGTCTTTTACATCTTGTAAAGTAACAGCTGTAATAGTTTCTTCAGTTTCAAATTCTCCGTAAGGGTGGTGTGTTCCGAATAATAATGCGTTTTCAACACGTCCAGCAACAGCTGTAACCGATTTTTCTGAAGATTTTAAACCTTCAATAGCTTGTGCTTTACTTTTATCAAATTCTTCTTGTGAGAAAATAGGATTTAAAGCACCGTCTGCCATAATTTCTAAAATACGGTCGCTGTATTTAGATAAACCACTACCTGCAGCTCCTGTATTCCAAAAACTAATGTTTGCACCTAAAAAGTCAATCTCTTCGTTAAAAGCTTCTTTAGATATTTTTTTAGTTCCGTTACCTACCACTGCACTTGTTAATGAAGAAACTCCTGCAATGTTCCCTTCGTGATATGGAGGTGTGTCGATAGTTAAACTGTAGCTAACGCGTGGTAATTTATGATCTTCAACAACTAAAACTTTTAAACCGTTTTTAAGTGTAAATTCTTTTGGTTTAGAAACGTTAACCGTAGGCGCTGGTCCTGGTTGAGGTTGAGGTCTTTTAATTTGAGCTTCTGAGCTTAAAGTAAGCATTAAAGCTGTTGCTATAATAAATATTTTTTTCATCTCTTAAATAATCTTAGTTTGCAGCTTCTTCTTTAACAGGAACGTAATCTAAAAGTAAACGTGCGTTTGGTTTTAAGTATTTTTTAGCTACTTCTCTAATTTCTTCTCTTGTGATTGAACGGTAAATATCAATTTCTTCGTTGATTAAATTAATATCACCCATTAATAAATAGTTTGTAGCTAAGTTTTCTGCTAAACTTTCTAAGTTTGAATTACTGTTTACGTAGTTATTTTCGAACTCGTTTTGTAATTTTTGAAAATCTCTTTCAGAAATTAATTCAGTTTGCATTTTTACAATTTCTGCATCAATAACTTCTTGAATTTGCTCGCGTGTAAATCCAGGCATTGGTATTCCTAAGATGATGTACATTCCGTAATCTTCTTGAGAGAAGTTGAAAGCACTTACTTGCATCGCCATTTTATCTTCGTCAACTAATTTTTTGTATAAACGTGAAGATTTTCCTCCTGATAAGATTGACGAAACCATATCTAAAGCACGCGCATCTTTTGTTTTGTTAGATGGAGTTCTGTATGCTGTGATATACATTGGTAATTGAATGTTCGGATCTTGGTACTCAGCAATGATTGGTGAAGTAATTGGATCTTCTTCAATTTTAATTCTTTCAACCGGAGTTCCTTTTTGGATAGGTCCAAAATATTTCTGAACTAAATCTTTTGTTTGTTTAAAATCGATATCTCCAGCAATAACTAAAACGGCATTGTTAGGAATATAGAATTTTTTATTAAACGCTTGGAATTCTTCTAAAGTTGCTGCGTCTAAATGTTCCATTGAACCGATTGGAGCCCAACGGTATGGGTGTTTTTTAAACATATTACGTTTAACTTCTGTAATCCAATTTCCGTAAGGTTGATTGTCTACACGTAAACGTTTTTCTTCTTTAACAACTTCGTTTTGTGTATCAACCCCAATTTGGTTGATTACTGGTTGTAACAAACGATCAGATTCCATCCAAATGGCTAACTCTAAATTGTTAGAAGGGAATACTTCGTAGTAATATGTTCTGTCGTCAGAAGTGTTTGCGTTATTGTGTCCTCCATTAGCAGTTACTAATTTGAACCATTCTCCACGACCAATATTTTCTGTTCCTTCAAATAATAAATGTTCAAAGAAGTGAGCAAAACCAGTACGTTCTGGGTTTTCGTCTTTAGCACCTACATGGTACATTACAGAAGTAACAACTACTGGAGCAGATTTGTCTTGATGTAAAACTACATGCAGACCATTGTCCAATGTATACTCTTCAAATTCAACTTTTTGAGCAAATACAGCACCGCTTAAAAAAAGTGCTGCAGTCAAAGCTGTTAAAGATTTTTTCATAATTTTAAATTAAATTAATTTTGACTTTGTGTAATAGGACGCAATTTCCGAAAAATGTTACACTTTTTTTTATTTTTTTTAGTTGAATCGTTATCAATTTGTTAGCTAAATAAAAAAAGTAGAAATTGTGTTTTAGAATAGATAAAATTTTATATATTTGCAGACTTATAATAAACTTAATTAATTTTATTGTTATGTACGCAATCGTAGAGATAGCAGGGCAACAATTCAAAGTTAGCAAAGACCAAAAAGTTTATGTTCACCGTTTAGCGGCAGAAGAAGGATCAAATGTAACGTTTGATAAAGTTCTTTTTGTTGATAACGCAGGAGCAATTACTTTAGGCGCCCCAGCTATAACAGGAGCTTCAGTAGGAGCGAAAGTTTTAAAACACCTTCAAGGTGACAAAGTTATCGTTTTCAAGAAAAAAAGAAGAAAAGGATACAAAAAGAAAAATGGTCACAGACAAGCATTAACTCAAATCGTAATTGAGGGGATCAACATCTAAGAAATTAGATAACTGTAACTAAAAAAGTATAAACAATTTAAAACCAAAACATCATGGCTCACAAAAAAGGTGTCGGTAGTTCTAAGAATGGTAGAGAATCAGAATCGAAACGTTTAGGCGTTAAGATTTTTGGTGGTCAAGCTGCTATTGCTGGAAACATCATTGTAAGACAAAGAGGTTCTAAGCATAACCCAGGTGAAAACGTTTACATGGGTAAAGATCACACTTTACACGCTAAAGTTGACGGAGTTGTACAATTCGTGAAAAAGAAAGATAACAAATCTTTCGTTTCTATTGTACCATTCGAGGCTTAAGAATTACTTAATTAAGTAAAAAAATAAAACCGTTCTGATAAGAGCGGTTTTTTTTATTTAAAAAAAGCACCTCATTTCTGAGATGCTTTGCTAATTATTTATCAAGTAATTTTAAATAAGCTTCGTAACCTTTGGTTTTCATTTCTTCTTTAGGGATGAATTTTAACGAAGCACTGTTAATACAATAACGCAATCCGCCTTTATCTTTCGGGCCGTCTTCAAAAACATGACCCAAATGCGCATCGCCTGTTTTACTTCGAACTTCGGTACGAATCATACCATAAGTTTTATCTGTTTTTTCGTCGATTAAACTGTTGTCAATTGGTTTTGAAAAACTTGGCCATCCACAACCCGATTCAAATTTGTCTGTCGAAATAAACAAAGGCTCGCCTGTAGTGATGTCGACATAAATTCCTTCTCTGAATTCATTATAGTATTCATTCTGAAAAGCTCTTTCTGTTCCGTTTTCTTGCGTAACTTGATATTGAATAGGAGACAAGCTTTCTTTTAAAGTTGCTTTATCTTGTTTTTTATACGTTGTTTGCGCTTCTGTTTTTGGATTTGCTTTTCGAGCCATCTCAAATAATTTAGTTGGAATGTGGCAATATCCATTCGGATTTTTCTCTAAATAATCTTGATGATACGTTTCGGCAGTATAAAAATTTTGCAAAGGAATGGTTTCTATCGCTAAAGGTTTATCATATTCAAAAGCTAATTTACTAACGCGTTCTTTTACAATTGCAGCAGTTTCATCGTCAATGGTGTAAATTCCAGTTCGGTATTGGTCGCCCACATCATTTCCTTGTTTGTTGATGCTTGTTGGGTCAATCGTATCAAAATACAAATCAATCAATAAATTTAAATCAACCTGATTTGGGTCATAAACAACTTTCACTGCTTCTGCAAATCCTGTGGTATGCGTTAAAACATCTTCATACGTAGGATTTTTTGTTTTTCCGTTTGCGTAACCAACTTCTGTTTCAAGAACGCCGCGTATTTGTTGAAAAAAATATTCGGTTCCCCAAAAGCAGCCACCTGCAAAATAAATTTCTTTTTTATTTTCTGTATTCATATCGGTTTCGTTTTTAAAATTTGTTGTATATGTTGGTTTTGTTTGACAACTTGTAAAGCTCATTGCTAAAGTTGAAATGCTTAAAAGCATCATGGTAAATAAGATTATCTTTTTCATTTTATTTGGATTTTAAATGACTACTGTTTTCAATCATATAGTCGTTACAAATTTTAAAACCTGACAAAAAAAATTAAAGATTTAGTTTTTTATTTATTTTGTCTTTAAATTCATTTAGTTCATTATCGTTAATCGGTATGTTTTTTTCTGCTGTTTTAGGAGAAATTAATTTCTCAATATAGGTTAGTTTTTTATTGTAAGCAGCGCAATATTTACAAACTAATAAATGAAAATTCAATTGGATTTTTTTTCTAAAACTTAGAATATGTGCATTTTTTTGTTCTAAAAGTAAAGTTGCTTCACAACATGTTAACTTTAATTTTTTTAAGAAGGATATATTCATAAGATAAACTTTTAGTTAACCGAAAACCATTTTGTTTCTAAACACGTTCTCAATTGCATTCTACTGCGTTGAAGAATCTTCCAAAGATTAGTCGTATTAATATTTAATTCCTGACTAACTTCTGGTGCTTTTTTTTCGTCTAGATAATAGAGCTTTACCAAAATGCTCCATTTTTGAGGAAGTTCATCAATACATTTTTCTAACGTCTGATTAAAAGATTTGTTGTTTAGTAAGGCGGTTTCGTTTTCTGAAATATTCCAATCGTTTATGACATCTTTTGTTTTCCAATTTCCTGATGCGTCAAAAAAATGGTCTAAACTTATGTTCGGTTCAGTTTTGTATTTGGAACGATAATAGTCGGCAATCTTATTTTTCAAAATTCCCATCAACCAAGTTTTGGGTTTACTATCTTCTTTGAAGTTTTCGAAAGAGTTATAGGCAGCAATCAACACTTCTTGAACCAAATCTTCGGCATCTTCTTTATTTGAAAGTAAGTAAGTGGCTCTTTGCAAAAGTAGTTTTGAATAATCACTTATCCATTGTCTAAAAATTTCGTTTTTATTCATTTTCTTTTGTTTGATAGCAAATTTTGGAATCTTAAAAATAAGAATATAAATTGAAATTTTTATTGCATTTACTTGTTAATTGAAACTTAAAATTGTCGGTTCGACTTTAAAATGGATTTTTTAAAAGTAAAACCACAAAAAAAGCAGTAATTATAAAATTACTGCTGGGATATTTTAAAGTTATTTTGGCTTTAGACAAGATGTCCCGAACAGAGTGAACCTAAAGTTTAGTTATTAGCTGTAGTTTCTGTCTATTTTATTTTAATTATTTTTTCTGTTTGTAACCAAACTACAGTTATTGTACATGCTAAAACAAATAAACTAAAGACATAAAATATGAAAGGAATTGGATTTGACCTTAATTCAGTAACTTGAACTCTGTTAATGAATTCTTCAAATCTATAACCTGAAATTCTTGGAACATACGATACTAAATAAGCTTGAATTAAAATCATAATAAGACTAAAAGTAAAGAAAATAAATTTAGGTTTTCGTATTAATTTTCTTCCGACAAAAAATTGACAGAATATCGGAAAAAGTAAAA comes from Flavobacterium sp. I3-2 and encodes:
- the apaG gene encoding Co2+/Mg2+ efflux protein ApaG, coding for MISQITKGIKISVKTSFEGTYFRNYKIQFAFSYEITIENQSKDFVQLNSRHWEIKDALNELEVVDGEGVLGQKPIIKPGGKHVYSSGCLLTSPFGSMKGYYNMINFSTTKKFKVVIPTFKLSAPFAIN
- the pruA gene encoding L-glutamate gamma-semialdehyde dehydrogenase; this translates as MPKGIFNVPKAYNEVVKSYAPGTSEREEVKKAFSALYNSTVDIPLYIGGEEVRTGNTKNLFPPFDHQHHLGVYHLADKSLVEKAISTALEARKKWSAMAWEHRASIFLKAAELLAGPYRAKINAATMIAQAKTVHQAEIDSACEFIDFLRYNVEYMTQVYAQQPASSEGIWNRVEHRPLEGFVYAITPFNFTAISGNLPSCVAMMGNVVVWKPAATQIYSAQVIVEVFKKAGLPDGVINVVYGDSGMITDTILDNENFAGIHFTGSTGVFNDFWGTIGKNISKYKTYPRIVGETGGKDFVWAHPSADAKEVATALSRGAFEYQGQKCSAASRAYIPASLWEEVKNFVIEDVKSFKMGSPEDMSNYVSAVITEGSFDKLAKAIDAAKASNEAEIVVGGGYDKSKGWFIEPTVILTSNPKYDTMERELFGPVLTVYVYEDAKWEESLKLVDETSNYALTGAIFSQDRYVIEIASKALENAAGNFYINDKPTGAVVGQQPFGGARGSGTNDKAGSVLNLLRWVSPRTIKETFVPATDYRYPFLG
- a CDS encoding heavy-metal-associated domain-containing protein yields the protein MKFKKTIALLALSTIFMVGCKDKVVETIDSNGNDSLQVEQVSSNETSTNEIAGTMEKATFEIEGMSCAVGCAKVIEGKLAKLNGVKSATVDFETKKATVEFDNAKQTPTTLEETVEKIGDGLYQVENMSTSLETAMLFDQEPKKEKKGCCSKSGKSCDKDKKKEETKSEKKEEKSEKKANLL
- a CDS encoding insulinase family protein, translating into MKKIFIIATALMLTLSSEAQIKRPQPQPGPAPTVNVSKPKEFTLKNGLKVLVVEDHKLPRVSYSLTIDTPPYHEGNIAGVSSLTSAVVGNGTKKISKEAFNEEIDFLGANISFWNTGAAGSGLSKYSDRILEIMADGALNPIFSQEEFDKSKAQAIEGLKSSEKSVTAVAGRVENALLFGTHHPYGEFETEETITAVTLQDVKDNYASYFVPENAYLVIIGDVDYKKVKKQVEKLFGGWKKAAAPKQDFPATKNVGKTQIDFVDMPNAVQSEIAIVNAVELKMTDKDYFATTMANQILGGGGEGRLFLNLREAHGWTYGAYSSIGSGKYTSKFKATASVRNTVTDSAVVEFMKEIHKIRTEKVTEEELKLAKAKFIGSFVMGTQKPGTIASFALRTKTQNLPADYYENYIKNLNAVTVEDVQNAAKRYFQADNLRIIIVGKAADVLPGLEKLPYKINFYDKYGKPTSKPEVKKEVPAGTTVKSVVDNYINAIGGEAKLKTVKSIATTANATVQGMELISVTKQTNKGQLNSTTTMMGQTMSKQIITPSMGYVEQQGQKQTLSGDDLKQAQASAKLFSEMELATKPGVVLVGIENIEGVDCYGIKDGDTTHYFDTKTGLKTAVATAYDVQGQQGVQTVYYDDYKDVKGIKVPFKTTLNMGIDIEMITKDVKINEGVSDADFK
- a CDS encoding M16 family metallopeptidase; this encodes MKKSLTALTAALFLSGAVFAQKVEFEEYTLDNGLHVVLHQDKSAPVVVTSVMYHVGAKDENPERTGFAHFFEHLLFEGTENIGRGEWFKLVTANGGHNNANTSDDRTYYYEVFPSNNLELAIWMESDRLLQPVINQIGVDTQNEVVKEEKRLRVDNQPYGNWITEVKRNMFKKHPYRWAPIGSMEHLDAATLEEFQAFNKKFYIPNNAVLVIAGDIDFKQTKDLVQKYFGPIQKGTPVERIKIEEDPITSPIIAEYQDPNIQLPMYITAYRTPSNKTKDARALDMVSSILSGGKSSRLYKKLVDEDKMAMQVSAFNFSQEDYGMYIILGIPMPGFTREQIQEVIDAEIVKMQTELISERDFQKLQNEFENNYVNSNSNLESLAENLATNYLLMGDINLINEEIDIYRSITREEIREVAKKYLKPNARLLLDYVPVKEEAAN
- the rplU gene encoding 50S ribosomal protein L21, with translation MYAIVEIAGQQFKVSKDQKVYVHRLAAEEGSNVTFDKVLFVDNAGAITLGAPAITGASVGAKVLKHLQGDKVIVFKKKRRKGYKKKNGHRQALTQIVIEGINI
- the rpmA gene encoding 50S ribosomal protein L27, whose protein sequence is MAHKKGVGSSKNGRESESKRLGVKIFGGQAAIAGNIIVRQRGSKHNPGENVYMGKDHTLHAKVDGVVQFVKKKDNKSFVSIVPFEA
- the msrB gene encoding peptide-methionine (R)-S-oxide reductase MsrB; protein product: MKKIILFTMMLLSISTLAMSFTSCQTKPTYTTNFKNETDMNTENKKEIYFAGGCFWGTEYFFQQIRGVLETEVGYANGKTKNPTYEDVLTHTTGFAEAVKVVYDPNQVDLNLLIDLYFDTIDPTSINKQGNDVGDQYRTGIYTIDDETAAIVKERVSKLAFEYDKPLAIETIPLQNFYTAETYHQDYLEKNPNGYCHIPTKLFEMARKANPKTEAQTTYKKQDKATLKESLSPIQYQVTQENGTERAFQNEYYNEFREGIYVDITTGEPLFISTDKFESGCGWPSFSKPIDNSLIDEKTDKTYGMIRTEVRSKTGDAHLGHVFEDGPKDKGGLRYCINSASLKFIPKEEMKTKGYEAYLKLLDK
- a CDS encoding sigma-70 family RNA polymerase sigma factor translates to MNKNEIFRQWISDYSKLLLQRATYLLSNKEDAEDLVQEVLIAAYNSFENFKEDSKPKTWLMGILKNKIADYYRSKYKTEPNISLDHFFDASGNWKTKDVINDWNISENETALLNNKSFNQTLEKCIDELPQKWSILVKLYYLDEKKAPEVSQELNINTTNLWKILQRSRMQLRTCLETKWFSVN